One stretch of Saprospiraceae bacterium DNA includes these proteins:
- a CDS encoding YeeE/YedE family protein — translation MAQTNFNTTTISPETDYEVRSLDTMCVNESDVSLPWYHNLKYAAVGVLFGITFVKAEIISWFRIQEMFRLQSFHMYGVIGTAVAVGALSVFLIKKFKVRTIHGEAITFQDKKFNKGQIFGGLLFGFGWALTGACPGPLFATLGTGALAISVTILSAIAGTWVYGYFRDRLPH, via the coding sequence ATGGCTCAAACTAATTTCAATACCACCACCATTTCCCCAGAGACAGACTATGAGGTGCGTTCGTTGGACACCATGTGTGTCAACGAGTCAGACGTGTCGCTTCCGTGGTATCACAATCTGAAATACGCCGCTGTGGGGGTGCTGTTTGGCATCACCTTCGTGAAGGCAGAGATTATTTCTTGGTTCCGAATTCAGGAGATGTTTCGCTTGCAGTCGTTCCACATGTACGGGGTCATCGGCACCGCTGTGGCAGTGGGCGCGTTGTCGGTTTTTCTCATCAAAAAATTCAAGGTTCGGACTATTCACGGCGAAGCCATCACTTTTCAAGACAAAAAATTCAACAAGGGCCAAATCTTCGGCGGCTTGTTGTTTGGCTTTGGCTGGGCGCTGACGGGCGCTTGCCCCGGCCCCCTGTTTGCCACGCTTGGCACGGGTGCTTTGGCCATTAGTGTCACCATTCTGTCTGCCATTGCCGGCACATGGGTGTATGGGTATTTCCGCGACCGATTGCCGCATTGA
- a CDS encoding Crp/Fnr family transcriptional regulator, which translates to MLADPSLLRRLAAENEVKVLPPGQVLLDFHKYIRNIPVVLRGHVKVVGEDDDGNEILLYYLKPGESCVMSILGALNSSASKVRAVTVDETEIIFIRPERAAALIRESPAWAEYIFKLYQTRYEELLEAVTKVNFKKLDDRIMDLLEERAKLFETRLLTVTHQEIADEIGSPREAISRVLKKLERAGAVRLFRGKIELV; encoded by the coding sequence ATGCTTGCCGACCCATCCTTGTTGCGCCGCCTCGCCGCCGAAAACGAAGTCAAAGTCCTGCCGCCCGGCCAAGTGTTGCTCGATTTTCACAAATATATTCGCAACATACCCGTCGTGCTGCGCGGCCATGTGAAAGTAGTGGGCGAAGACGACGACGGCAACGAAATCCTGCTTTACTATCTCAAACCCGGCGAGAGCTGCGTCATGTCCATCCTCGGCGCGTTGAACAGCAGCGCCTCCAAGGTCCGCGCCGTGACGGTGGACGAGACGGAAATCATCTTCATTCGCCCCGAACGCGCCGCCGCCCTCATCCGCGAATCGCCCGCCTGGGCCGAATACATTTTCAAACTCTATCAAACCCGCTATGAAGAGTTGTTGGAGGCCGTCACGAAGGTCAATTTCAAAAAATTGGACGACCGCATCATGGACTTGCTGGAGGAAAGGGCCAAGCTGTTCGAGACTCGCCTGCTCACCGTGACCCACCAAGAAATCGCCGACGAAATCGGCAGCCCGCGCGAAGCCATATCAAGAGTGCTGAAAAAATTGGAGCGGGCAGGGGCTGTGCGACTTTTTAGGGGGAAAATAGAGCTTGTGTAG
- a CDS encoding DsrE family protein, which produces MNNLTKYLLAASAVVALFHFLSFSPKNTTVPEKRQHRIVFQLTTPDTAAYRALTRQLNNVLAHWPGAQLEVVAHNKGIGMLLKEKTNVQPEITALKNKGIQFIACENTLKQQNLEKSQIVAEADFVPVGIAAIVERQEDGWSYIKAGF; this is translated from the coding sequence ATGAACAACTTGACAAAATACCTGCTCGCTGCCAGCGCCGTCGTTGCGCTGTTTCACTTCTTATCCTTTTCCCCAAAAAACACAACCGTGCCGGAAAAGCGGCAGCATCGCATCGTGTTCCAGCTCACCACGCCCGACACGGCTGCCTACCGCGCCCTCACGCGGCAGTTGAACAACGTGCTCGCCCATTGGCCGGGCGCTCAGCTCGAAGTAGTGGCACACAACAAAGGCATCGGGATGCTGCTCAAAGAAAAGACCAACGTGCAGCCCGAAATCACCGCCCTGAAAAACAAGGGCATCCAATTCATCGCTTGCGAGAATACCTTGAAACAGCAGAACTTGGAAAAGTCGCAAATCGTGGCAGAGGCAGATTTTGTGCCGGTAGGCATCGCGGCCATCGTGGAGCGGCAGGAAGATGGTTGGTCATATATCAAGGCGGGTTTCTAA
- a CDS encoding DNA starvation/stationary phase protection protein yields the protein MKKLNAIGLDVAKSANLAEKLSVLLANYSIFYQNTRGYHWNIRGEKFFELHLKFEELYNDLLLKIDEVAERILTLGHSPNHRYSDYKSISLIKESSQVSDGTKAVEDIINSFQVIITLQRELLQLSADAGDEGTNALMSDYIRAQEKMVWMYSAFLSKK from the coding sequence ATGAAGAAGTTGAATGCCATCGGCCTCGATGTGGCGAAATCCGCAAATCTGGCAGAAAAACTAAGCGTGCTGCTGGCCAACTATTCCATTTTCTACCAAAACACGAGAGGCTATCACTGGAACATCCGGGGCGAGAAGTTTTTTGAGCTGCACTTGAAGTTTGAAGAGCTTTACAATGATTTGTTGCTCAAGATTGACGAAGTGGCAGAACGCATCCTGACACTGGGCCACTCGCCCAATCACCGCTATTCCGACTACAAAAGCATCTCGCTCATCAAGGAGAGCAGCCAAGTGTCGGACGGCACCAAAGCCGTGGAGGATATCATCAACTCATTTCAGGTCATCATCACCTTGCAGCGCGAGTTGCTCCAGCTCTCCGCAGATGCCGGCGACGAAGGCACCAATGCCTTGATGAGCGATTACATTCGCGCACAGGAAAAAATGGTGTGGATGTACTCGGCCTTCCTCAGCAAAAAATAG
- a CDS encoding YeeE/YedE family protein, whose product MLELLQRPWPWYTAGIIVGLTVPALLLLGNRHFGISANLRHICAACFPSNVKFFKYDWKKEAWNLFFIGGIVVGAFLASTLLADPNPVQVAPALAEELAGYGMTDFSSMVPVELISWPSLFTLRGFILLVGGGFLVGFGTRYAGGCTSGHAIMGLSNLQWPSLVATCCFMAGGFIMANLILPFIMQL is encoded by the coding sequence ATGCTCGAACTATTGCAACGCCCCTGGCCTTGGTACACAGCAGGTATCATTGTAGGCCTCACCGTGCCGGCACTCTTGCTTTTGGGCAACCGACACTTTGGGATTTCAGCCAACTTGCGCCACATCTGTGCCGCTTGTTTCCCCTCAAACGTCAAGTTTTTCAAGTACGACTGGAAAAAAGAAGCGTGGAATTTGTTTTTTATCGGCGGCATCGTCGTCGGGGCTTTCCTCGCCTCCACCCTGCTGGCTGACCCCAACCCGGTGCAAGTGGCGCCTGCGTTGGCCGAAGAATTGGCCGGCTACGGCATGACCGATTTCAGCAGCATGGTGCCCGTCGAGCTGATTTCGTGGCCCAGCCTTTTCACGCTCCGGGGATTTATTCTGCTTGTGGGTGGTGGTTTTTTGGTGGGCTTTGGCACTCGCTACGCGGGCGGCTGCACCAGTGGTCACGCCATCATGGGGCTTTCTAACCTGCAATGGCCTTCTCTTGTCGCCACCTGCTGTTTTATGGCGGGTGGTTTCATCATGGCCAATCTCATTTTACCCTTCATCATGCAACTCTAA
- a CDS encoding DUF1080 domain-containing protein, with amino-acid sequence MTKTRTLFLLILLALAALWYLASRSDNRFAKAAQRPNDPWVFRSVIDNQPRMITFALHDNLWVAYSTDSCSLYKAWSGSCDFTGAVYNMRHGPQPMSIGPSWFENKYRQPWTVTISGSAQSPRTDYKGHRYTRKGQAEIMYDLVLADGQRIRINERPEYVERDRQRGFERTFTVENAPAGASVALRTNVACIAAPVNIQTDGIWKQTAIAPIENKPDHLQALEVEGELTLNTNKPTRFTAMFVSTPLIPNPFDAERLAESEATATISPGERLMAKSDCRTCHNEAVQTVGPGYAQIAERYKNTPENVEMLAQKIIKGGSGVWGAAAMSAHPDVQPDDAKAMVAYILSLDEGEDDGEGGASNKNLADIPAEKWLRPDVSVGDRDVMPGLSVRLFQLSFSPRSLKEIDFDKKPDLVAIANVVDAANDGFGPFKDNFALVGTGYLFLDKDDNILFQLSSDDGSRMWIDNQLIIDNDGTHGLEPKEAEIALRAGYHPIRIEYFQGGGGRGITLKWARFGSPGLKVIPEANFTHRRSDGLAGAVSMNVSKNFLPGDVAPLMDVHPSYDLFQARPDEFLPKVAGMDFLPDGRLLVSTWDAMGAVYVLENVQSGDPKKIKLKMIAKGLAEPLGLKVVGKDIFVLQKQELTKLIDHNGDDVIDEYQCFAKGWKASANFHEFAFGLAHKGDYLYAALATAILPGGASARPQIADRGKVVQISLKDGSIEFIARGLRTPDGIGIGPDGELFVTDNQGDWLPSSKLVHVKPGAFFGSYSVDSTAVAQLPVQHPVAWLPQDEIGNSPTQPAALNDGPYQNQIIFGDVCYGGLQRVFMEKINGEYQGAVFKFTQGLEGSTHRLVWGPDGSLYVGMIGNPGNWSQQGKLWYGLQRLKYNGQSAFEMLAVRAKTNGVEIEFTEPLREGDGWDVSHYQVRQWWYKPTADYGGPKMDEKALTVNSASVSADRKKVFLEIPGIKPLHVVYIRLLNLPLSELEHEIWTTEAWYTMNAIPSDNYGTVVNRPPYSPPSDNTLTDKEKAAGWQLLFNGKDLEGWHNYGKTSIGKSWVVHDNAIHLDAKPNPDGGWQAADGGDILTASEYENFELTLDWKIAPCGNSGIIYHVIEDPAKYDYVWKTGPEMQVLDNSCHPDARIHKHRAGDLYDLIACKYETVKPAGEWNHARLVSKNGKVEHWLNHRKVVEIQMFKNGKPTKEWLALIEGSKFPALSSDFGLSSKGKISLQDHGDPVWFKNIKIRKL; translated from the coding sequence ATGACAAAAACTCGCACCCTCTTCCTGCTTATCCTACTTGCTTTGGCCGCGCTATGGTATCTCGCCAGCCGCAGCGACAACCGCTTCGCCAAAGCCGCCCAACGACCCAACGACCCCTGGGTGTTCCGCTCCGTGATTGACAATCAGCCTCGCATGATAACCTTTGCCTTGCACGACAATCTCTGGGTGGCCTATTCCACCGATTCCTGCTCCCTATACAAAGCTTGGAGCGGCAGCTGCGATTTCACCGGGGCGGTTTACAACATGCGGCACGGCCCACAACCCATGAGCATCGGCCCTTCGTGGTTCGAGAACAAATACCGTCAGCCTTGGACCGTCACCATAAGCGGCAGCGCCCAATCGCCGCGCACCGACTACAAAGGCCACCGCTACACCCGCAAGGGACAGGCGGAAATCATGTACGACCTCGTGTTGGCCGACGGCCAACGCATCCGCATCAACGAACGCCCGGAATATGTGGAGCGCGACCGCCAACGAGGATTTGAACGAACTTTCACCGTGGAAAACGCCCCTGCGGGCGCAAGTGTGGCACTCCGCACCAATGTCGCCTGCATCGCCGCCCCCGTCAACATTCAGACCGACGGCATCTGGAAACAAACAGCGATAGCGCCAATAGAAAACAAGCCCGACCATTTGCAGGCGCTCGAAGTGGAAGGCGAGCTGACCCTGAACACCAACAAGCCGACGCGCTTCACCGCCATGTTTGTCAGCACACCCCTCATCCCCAATCCTTTTGATGCCGAAAGGCTTGCCGAATCCGAGGCAACGGCAACCATTAGCCCAGGCGAACGCCTCATGGCGAAAAGCGACTGCCGCACTTGCCACAATGAGGCCGTGCAAACCGTAGGCCCCGGCTATGCGCAAATCGCCGAGCGTTACAAAAACACCCCTGAAAACGTGGAAATGCTGGCACAAAAAATCATCAAGGGAGGCTCTGGGGTATGGGGAGCAGCCGCCATGAGCGCCCACCCGGATGTGCAACCCGACGATGCGAAGGCGATGGTGGCCTACATCCTCTCGCTCGATGAAGGCGAAGACGACGGCGAAGGCGGAGCCTCCAACAAAAATCTGGCCGACATCCCTGCCGAAAAATGGCTGCGACCCGACGTGTCCGTCGGCGACCGCGACGTGATGCCGGGCCTCTCTGTCCGCTTGTTTCAGCTTTCCTTTTCGCCCCGCTCGCTCAAGGAAATTGATTTTGACAAAAAGCCAGATTTGGTGGCCATCGCCAACGTGGTGGATGCCGCCAACGATGGGTTCGGCCCATTCAAAGACAACTTTGCCCTCGTCGGCACAGGCTACCTGTTTCTGGACAAAGATGACAACATCCTATTCCAGCTCAGCAGCGACGACGGCAGCCGTATGTGGATTGACAATCAGCTCATCATTGACAACGACGGCACGCACGGCTTGGAACCCAAAGAAGCCGAAATCGCGCTCCGCGCCGGCTACCACCCCATTCGCATCGAGTATTTTCAAGGCGGCGGCGGACGCGGCATCACCCTCAAATGGGCGCGCTTCGGCAGCCCGGGACTAAAAGTAATCCCGGAGGCCAATTTCACTCACCGCCGCTCCGATGGACTCGCCGGGGCCGTCTCCATGAATGTCTCGAAGAATTTTCTGCCCGGCGACGTGGCGCCGCTCATGGACGTGCATCCTTCTTACGACCTCTTTCAGGCCCGTCCCGACGAGTTTCTCCCCAAAGTGGCAGGCATGGATTTTTTGCCCGATGGCCGCCTGCTCGTCTCCACATGGGATGCGATGGGCGCTGTTTATGTCTTGGAAAATGTGCAATCCGGCGACCCTAAGAAGATAAAATTGAAAATGATAGCCAAGGGGCTGGCAGAGCCTTTGGGTTTGAAAGTGGTGGGCAAAGACATTTTTGTGCTGCAAAAACAAGAGTTGACAAAGTTGATTGACCACAACGGCGACGACGTGATAGACGAATATCAATGTTTTGCCAAAGGCTGGAAAGCTTCGGCCAACTTCCACGAATTCGCCTTCGGCCTCGCTCACAAAGGCGACTACCTCTACGCCGCCCTCGCCACGGCGATTTTGCCCGGTGGCGCCAGCGCCCGCCCTCAAATCGCGGACAGAGGCAAGGTGGTGCAAATCAGCCTCAAAGACGGCAGCATCGAGTTCATCGCACGCGGGCTGCGCACACCCGATGGCATCGGCATCGGCCCCGACGGCGAGCTCTTCGTCACCGACAATCAGGGCGACTGGCTGCCCTCCTCCAAGCTCGTCCATGTGAAGCCCGGCGCCTTCTTCGGCTCTTATTCGGTGGATAGCACAGCCGTCGCCCAATTGCCCGTCCAACACCCCGTCGCGTGGCTGCCCCAAGATGAAATCGGCAACTCCCCCACGCAGCCCGCCGCGCTGAACGATGGCCCCTACCAAAACCAAATCATTTTTGGCGATGTGTGCTACGGTGGCCTCCAACGTGTTTTTATGGAAAAAATCAATGGCGAATATCAAGGCGCGGTGTTCAAATTCACGCAAGGACTTGAAGGCAGCACCCACCGCCTCGTGTGGGGGCCTGATGGTTCGCTCTACGTCGGCATGATTGGAAATCCCGGCAACTGGAGCCAACAAGGCAAACTTTGGTACGGATTGCAGCGCCTGAAATACAACGGTCAATCTGCTTTTGAAATGCTGGCCGTGCGAGCCAAGACGAACGGCGTGGAAATCGAATTCACCGAACCATTGCGCGAAGGCGACGGGTGGGACGTATCGCACTATCAAGTGCGACAATGGTGGTATAAGCCTACCGCCGACTACGGCGGCCCCAAAATGGACGAAAAGGCACTAACTGTCAATTCCGCCTCCGTCTCCGCCGACCGCAAAAAGGTGTTTTTGGAAATACCCGGCATCAAACCGCTCCATGTCGTCTACATTCGCCTGCTCAACCTGCCCCTCAGCGAACTCGAACATGAAATCTGGACAACCGAAGCTTGGTACACCATGAACGCCATCCCCTCCGACAACTACGGCACCGTAGTCAACCGCCCACCCTACTCACCACCTTCCGACAACACCTTGACAGACAAAGAAAAAGCCGCTGGGTGGCAATTGCTTTTCAACGGAAAAGACCTCGAAGGCTGGCACAACTACGGCAAAACCTCCATCGGCAAATCATGGGTCGTGCACGACAACGCCATCCACTTGGATGCCAAGCCCAACCCCGACGGAGGATGGCAGGCCGCCGACGGGGGCGACATCCTGACCGCCAGCGAGTACGAGAATTTTGAGCTGACCTTGGATTGGAAAATCGCCCCTTGTGGCAATTCGGGCATTATCTACCACGTCATCGAAGACCCGGCCAAATACGATTATGTCTGGAAAACAGGGCCTGAAATGCAAGTGCTCGACAACAGCTGCCACCCCGATGCCCGCATTCACAAGCATCGAGCAGGTGACTTGTACGACCTCATCGCCTGCAAATACGAAACCGTGAAACCCGCCGGCGAATGGAACCACGCCCGTCTCGTCAGCAAAAACGGCAAGGTCGAACACTGGCTCAACCACCGCAAAGTGGTGGAGATACAGATGTTTAAAAATGGAAAGCCTACCAAAGAATGGCTGGCACTCATAGAGGGCAGCAAGTTCCCTGCGCTATCAAGCGACTTTGGCCTTTCGTCCAAAGGAAAAATCTCCCTGCAAGACCACGGCGACCCCGTCTGGTTCAAAAACATCAAAATCAGGAAACTGTGA
- a CDS encoding MBL fold metallo-hydrolase — MILEQIYTGCLAQGAYYIESNGEAAVIDPLREVQPYLDRAAKSGAKIKYVFETHFHADFVSGHLDLSQKTGAPIVYGPTANPDFNAHVAHDGEIFQLGKLKIKVLHTPGHTMESTCYLLFDENGKEKALFSGDTLFIGDVGRPDLAQKAADMTQEQLAATLFRSLREKVMTLPDDVIVYPAHGAGSACGKNMSKETFDTLGHQKATNYALRADMTEAEFVKEVTTGLMPPPAYFPLNVMLNKKGYDSIDEVLKRGSHALSPRAFETAANETGAIVLDTRDAETFSKGFVPNSINIGIDGNFAPWVGALIPDIRQEILLVAEPGREKEVVTRLARVGYDYVIGYLDGGFDAWKKAGMETDAIERVDAKEVGERLQRGEKLNILDVRKASEYFSEHVMDAENAPLDFVNDSMAQVDKKKTYFVHCAGGYRSMIFASILRARGYDNLIDVRGGFKALKEAGNVPVSDYVCPTTML, encoded by the coding sequence ATGATTCTCGAACAAATCTATACTGGCTGCCTCGCACAAGGAGCCTACTACATTGAAAGCAATGGTGAAGCAGCCGTGATCGACCCCCTGCGCGAAGTGCAACCCTATCTTGACCGCGCAGCCAAGAGCGGCGCGAAAATCAAGTACGTTTTTGAGACCCACTTCCATGCCGATTTCGTGAGCGGTCACTTGGACCTTTCGCAAAAAACAGGCGCGCCCATCGTGTATGGCCCCACCGCAAACCCCGACTTCAATGCACACGTCGCCCACGACGGCGAGATTTTTCAATTGGGCAAACTGAAAATAAAAGTGCTCCACACGCCCGGCCACACCATGGAGAGCACCTGCTACCTGCTCTTCGACGAAAATGGCAAGGAAAAAGCCCTTTTCTCTGGCGACACCCTGTTCATCGGCGATGTGGGCCGCCCCGACCTGGCGCAGAAAGCCGCCGACATGACGCAGGAGCAGCTCGCGGCCACGCTCTTCCGCTCCCTGCGCGAAAAAGTGATGACCTTGCCCGACGATGTCATTGTCTATCCTGCGCACGGTGCCGGCTCTGCATGTGGCAAAAACATGAGCAAGGAGACTTTCGATACCCTCGGTCATCAGAAAGCCACCAACTACGCCCTGCGCGCTGACATGACGGAAGCCGAATTCGTGAAAGAGGTGACCACGGGCCTCATGCCCCCGCCTGCCTACTTCCCGCTCAACGTGATGCTCAACAAAAAAGGCTACGACAGCATTGACGAGGTGCTCAAGCGCGGCTCTCATGCGCTCAGCCCGCGTGCCTTCGAGACCGCGGCCAACGAGACAGGTGCCATCGTGCTCGATACCCGCGATGCCGAAACCTTCTCCAAAGGATTTGTGCCCAACTCGATTAACATCGGCATTGACGGCAATTTTGCTCCGTGGGTAGGTGCGCTCATCCCCGATATTCGCCAAGAAATCCTGCTCGTCGCAGAGCCGGGCCGCGAAAAAGAAGTCGTCACCCGCTTGGCTCGCGTCGGCTACGATTATGTAATTGGCTATCTGGACGGAGGGTTCGATGCTTGGAAAAAAGCAGGCATGGAAACCGATGCCATCGAGCGGGTGGATGCCAAAGAAGTTGGGGAACGCCTCCAACGCGGCGAAAAACTAAACATTCTGGACGTGCGCAAAGCCAGCGAGTATTTCAGCGAACACGTCATGGATGCCGAAAACGCCCCGCTCGATTTCGTCAACGACAGCATGGCACAGGTGGACAAAAAGAAAACCTACTTCGTGCATTGCGCGGGCGGATACCGCTCCATGATTTTTGCCTCGATACTTCGGGCACGCGGCTACGACAATCTCATTGACGTGCGCGGCGGTTTCAAAGCCCTCAAAGAGGCGGGCAACGTTCCGGTGAGCGACTATGTATGCCCCACCACGATGCTCTGA
- a CDS encoding sulfite exporter TauE/SafE family protein gives MELLGYVASAIIGVSLGLIGGGGSILTVPVLVYLMGVEPVVATAYSLFIVGSTALVGAVPKWRNGVVNVKTAIIFGIPSIAAVYATRAWLVPLIPQEVFTVGGFVVTKSILLMLLFAVLMVAASISMIHSKNGETDEPDSTNGLHFNYPLILLEGVVVGMLTGLVGAGGGFLIIPALVLLAKLPMKEAVGTSLLIIGMKSLLGFTGDLGHYSMDWMLLLTVTGLAIAGIFVGNAMSKRVSAKKLKIGFGWFVLMMGIYIIVKEIFIP, from the coding sequence ATGGAATTGCTGGGTTATGTCGCTTCTGCGATTATTGGAGTTTCGCTGGGGCTGATTGGTGGCGGGGGGTCTATCCTTACCGTCCCTGTATTGGTATATCTGATGGGGGTGGAGCCAGTGGTGGCCACCGCCTATTCGCTGTTCATTGTTGGCTCCACTGCATTGGTAGGAGCTGTGCCCAAATGGCGCAATGGCGTGGTGAACGTAAAAACCGCCATTATTTTTGGCATCCCCTCCATCGCTGCCGTTTATGCCACGCGGGCTTGGTTGGTGCCGCTCATTCCGCAAGAGGTCTTCACAGTAGGTGGTTTCGTAGTGACGAAGTCTATTCTGCTGATGCTGTTGTTTGCGGTGCTTATGGTAGCCGCTTCTATTTCGATGATTCACAGCAAAAACGGCGAGACGGACGAACCAGACAGCACCAACGGACTTCATTTCAATTATCCCCTCATCCTGCTCGAAGGCGTGGTGGTGGGTATGCTCACAGGCTTGGTCGGTGCGGGAGGTGGTTTTCTCATCATCCCGGCACTGGTATTGCTGGCCAAACTACCGATGAAAGAGGCGGTCGGCACCTCGTTGCTCATCATCGGGATGAAGTCGCTGTTGGGCTTCACGGGCGACTTGGGGCATTACTCGATGGACTGGATGTTGCTGCTCACGGTGACGGGCTTGGCCATCGCAGGCATTTTTGTAGGCAACGCCATGAGCAAGCGCGTCTCTGCCAAAAAACTCAAAATAGGTTTCGGCTGGTTTGTGTTGATGATGGGCATATACATCATCGTGAAAGAGATTTTTATTCCCTGA
- a CDS encoding rhodanese-like domain-containing protein, giving the protein MGFFSKLFGTAEASFDVRALMQKGAVIVDVRTPAEYNSGHIKGSLNIPLDQIGAKVSVLKSKNAPIITVCRSGNRSGVAADILSKNGVEVYNGGAWDSLKTQLA; this is encoded by the coding sequence ATGGGATTTTTCAGCAAACTCTTCGGCACAGCCGAGGCCTCTTTCGACGTGCGTGCCTTGATGCAAAAAGGTGCCGTCATCGTGGACGTGCGCACCCCTGCCGAGTACAACAGCGGCCACATCAAAGGCTCTCTCAACATTCCACTCGACCAAATCGGTGCTAAGGTCAGCGTATTGAAATCAAAAAACGCCCCCATCATCACCGTCTGTCGCAGTGGCAACCGCAGCGGGGTTGCTGCCGACATCCTGAGTAAAAACGGGGTAGAGGTGTACAATGGCGGCGCTTGGGATAGCCTCAAAACGCAACTTGCGTAA
- a CDS encoding DUF2892 domain-containing protein — MKKNMGSLDKTIRLIAAALFAVLFFTNVVGGMVGYVLLALGGIFVLTSLVGFCPIYAIAGLNTCPASERQ, encoded by the coding sequence ATGAAAAAGAACATGGGTTCGCTCGACAAAACCATCCGTCTCATAGCGGCAGCACTATTCGCTGTGCTGTTTTTCACCAATGTTGTCGGCGGCATGGTGGGCTATGTGCTACTGGCGCTCGGCGGCATCTTCGTGCTGACCAGTCTGGTAGGCTTTTGCCCTATTTACGCGATAGCAGGTCTGAATACCTGTCCGGCAAGCGAGCGCCAATAA
- a CDS encoding PLP-dependent transferase codes for MNLSDILTHLGEDREQYFHAVSPPVIQTSNFVFPNLSAFREAFSDELEHHVYTRGNNPTVAILRKKLAALEGTEDALVFSSGAGAVAAAVISNVKAGDHIVCQQSPYSWTTALLTKFLPRFGVEHTFVDGTDTRNIEAAIKPNTRVLYLESPNTMTFECQDLAACATLARQHGLVSIIDNSYCSPLYQNPAAFGIDIVVHSGTKYLNGHSDVVVGVLCASKAMVKKIFESELMTLGGILGPHDAALVIRGLRTLPLRLQRSDESAKWLIEKLESHPKVERIWYPFHHSFPQLELAKRQMRGCGGLFSVQFKTDTMEKMEAFVHRLERFLMAVSWGGHESLIIPTIGFYNVPARAANPPIPWTFARFYIGLEDPAWLWEDLERAMEAL; via the coding sequence ATGAATCTCAGCGACATTCTCACCCACCTCGGCGAAGACCGTGAGCAGTATTTCCATGCCGTCAGCCCCCCGGTCATCCAGACCAGCAATTTCGTTTTCCCAAACCTCTCGGCCTTCCGCGAGGCATTTTCGGACGAGCTCGAACACCACGTCTATACTCGCGGCAACAACCCCACCGTCGCCATTTTGCGAAAAAAACTCGCCGCGCTCGAAGGCACGGAAGATGCCCTTGTTTTTTCCAGCGGAGCAGGCGCGGTAGCGGCAGCAGTCATCAGCAACGTGAAAGCGGGCGACCACATCGTTTGCCAACAATCGCCCTACTCTTGGACGACGGCCCTGCTGACGAAATTCCTGCCGCGATTCGGCGTGGAGCACACTTTTGTGGATGGCACCGACACTCGAAACATCGAGGCAGCCATCAAGCCCAACACCCGCGTCCTTTATTTGGAAAGCCCCAACACCATGACCTTCGAGTGCCAGGATTTGGCAGCCTGCGCCACACTGGCGCGGCAGCACGGGCTGGTCTCCATCATTGACAACTCCTACTGCTCACCGCTCTACCAAAACCCCGCCGCATTCGGCATTGACATCGTCGTGCATTCAGGCACCAAATACCTTAATGGCCACTCCGATGTGGTGGTCGGCGTGCTCTGCGCAAGCAAGGCAATGGTGAAAAAAATCTTCGAGTCCGAACTAATGACCCTCGGCGGCATCCTCGGCCCACACGACGCGGCACTCGTGATTCGCGGGCTGCGCACGCTCCCGCTTCGCCTCCAACGCAGCGACGAATCAGCCAAATGGTTGATAGAAAAACTGGAAAGCCACCCAAAAGTGGAGCGAATCTGGTACCCGTTTCACCACAGTTTTCCCCAGCTCGAACTGGCCAAACGCCAGATGCGCGGCTGCGGCGGCTTGTTCTCCGTACAGTTCAAAACCGACACGATGGAAAAAATGGAAGCGTTCGTCCATCGGCTGGAGCGCTTCCTGATGGCCGTGAGCTGGGGCGGCCACGAATCGCTCATCATCCCAACGATTGGGTTCTACAACGTGCCGGCACGCGCCGCCAACCCGCCCATACCCTGGACGTTTGCTCGATTCTACATCGGCTTGGAAGACCCCGCATGGCTATGGGAAGATTTGGAGCGAGCGATGGAGGCACTCTGA